In the genome of Spirochaetia bacterium, one region contains:
- a CDS encoding aconitate hydratase — protein MAQTLTEKILRAHLEEGELVCGKPIGIRIDQTLTQDATGTMAYLQFESMGLDKVRNELAVSYVDHNTVQVGFENADDHRYLQSIAANKGIVFSRPGNGICHQVHLERFGVPGKTLLGSDSHTTTGGGIGMIAIGAGGLDVAVAMAGKPFHIIAPKVIEIRLKGQLRPWVSAKDVILKVLEHFTVKGNVNCVFEYTGEGVSTLEVPQRATICNMGAECGVTTSIFPSDEKTHEFLKAQGREEAYTPLSADSGAVYDGLFEIDLSALEPLCACPHSPGNIATIKSLAGKKVDQVLIGSCTNSSYVDIRRVADILAGHTVHPTVSLGIAPGSREVFEMLSEDGSLTKLIASGARILECACGFCIGNHQSPPTNGVSLRTSNRNFEGRSGTKSGQLYLVSPEVAALAALTGRFTDPLAVTDIAYPKAAEVEQFHYDDSMFIFPPEDGHDIEILRGPNIGEPPAKGPLEKELSGVVTIKVGDKITTDHIMPAGPRLKYRSNIPVYAGFVFEGVDPTFSDRCGENRDSGIDNFIVAGLSYGQGSSREHAAICPMYLGVKAVLALSIERIHQNNLCNFGILPLTFFSKDDYDAIQQGETIEIDDVQDQVTMACLEGAPFVVRIGDRNVKMKCEITRPQLDMLLAGGLLNVIRSDMKDK, from the coding sequence ATGGCACAGACATTGACTGAAAAGATTCTGCGTGCACACCTTGAAGAAGGTGAACTTGTATGCGGAAAACCGATCGGCATCAGGATTGACCAGACACTGACTCAGGATGCAACAGGAACCATGGCATATCTTCAATTTGAATCCATGGGATTGGATAAAGTCAGAAATGAACTGGCCGTGAGCTATGTTGACCATAATACGGTTCAGGTAGGTTTTGAAAATGCCGATGACCACAGGTATCTGCAGAGCATTGCGGCAAATAAGGGTATCGTTTTTTCCAGGCCAGGCAACGGAATCTGCCATCAAGTACATCTTGAACGGTTCGGCGTGCCAGGAAAGACTTTGCTGGGAAGTGATTCCCATACGACGACAGGCGGTGGAATCGGGATGATTGCTATCGGAGCCGGTGGCCTTGACGTTGCTGTTGCCATGGCTGGCAAGCCTTTCCACATCATAGCTCCGAAAGTGATAGAGATCAGGCTCAAGGGCCAGCTTAGACCGTGGGTAAGTGCAAAAGATGTAATTCTCAAGGTACTTGAACACTTTACGGTCAAGGGTAATGTCAATTGTGTGTTTGAATATACAGGAGAAGGCGTATCGACTCTGGAAGTACCTCAACGTGCTACCATCTGCAATATGGGTGCCGAATGCGGAGTAACAACAAGTATCTTTCCGAGTGATGAAAAGACCCATGAATTCCTGAAGGCTCAGGGAAGGGAAGAAGCCTATACTCCTCTGTCTGCGGATAGCGGCGCTGTATATGACGGTCTGTTTGAGATTGACCTTTCTGCATTGGAGCCTTTGTGTGCCTGCCCGCATAGTCCTGGTAATATAGCCACCATCAAATCATTGGCTGGCAAGAAGGTTGACCAAGTACTTATCGGTTCCTGCACAAATTCCAGCTATGTGGATATAAGGCGGGTTGCAGATATCCTTGCAGGACATACGGTCCATCCGACGGTCAGCCTTGGTATTGCACCAGGGAGCCGTGAAGTCTTTGAGATGCTCAGTGAGGACGGGAGCCTGACAAAGTTGATTGCGAGTGGTGCTAGGATTCTTGAGTGTGCCTGTGGGTTCTGCATCGGTAACCACCAGAGTCCTCCTACCAATGGTGTTTCCCTTCGGACAAGCAACAGGAACTTCGAGGGACGCAGCGGTACCAAGAGTGGACAGCTTTATCTCGTCAGTCCTGAAGTAGCTGCCCTTGCTGCCCTTACCGGTCGTTTTACTGATCCTCTTGCGGTCACTGACATTGCCTATCCGAAAGCAGCAGAAGTGGAACAGTTCCACTACGATGATTCAATGTTCATCTTCCCTCCTGAGGACGGACACGATATTGAAATTCTTAGAGGACCGAATATCGGAGAGCCTCCGGCAAAAGGTCCGTTGGAAAAGGAACTTTCCGGCGTCGTGACGATCAAGGTAGGGGACAAGATAACCACCGATCATATAATGCCGGCTGGCCCAAGATTGAAATATCGTTCCAACATACCTGTATATGCGGGTTTTGTCTTCGAGGGTGTCGATCCTACTTTCAGTGACCGTTGCGGTGAAAACCGTGACAGCGGCATTGACAATTTCATTGTCGCAGGCCTTTCCTATGGGCAGGGATCCAGCAGGGAACATGCTGCAATCTGCCCGATGTATCTGGGAGTAAAGGCCGTATTGGCACTTTCAATCGAAAGGATACATCAGAACAACTTGTGCAATTTCGGTATTTTGCCGCTTACGTTCTTCTCTAAGGACGACTATGATGCGATCCAACAGGGTGAGACCATTGAGATTGACGACGTACAGGATCAGGTTACGATGGCTTGCTTGGAAGGAGCACCTTTTGTTGTTCGTATCGGAGACCGAAACGTAAAGATGAAATGTGAAATCACCCGTCCTCAGCTTGATATGCTGCTGGCCGGAGGATTGCTCAATGTCATCCGCAGTGATATGAAAGACAAATAA